Proteins co-encoded in one Opitutus terrae PB90-1 genomic window:
- a CDS encoding multidrug efflux RND transporter permease subunit — MSLSRPFIQRPVATTLLMVALLLSGIMAYRLLPVAALPQVDFPTIQVFTFYPGASPEVTASAITAPLERRFGQIPGLSQMSSSSSGGASVVTLQFSLEISMGVAEQEVQAAIAAADNLLPNDLPAPPVYRKVNPADTPILTLAVTSATLPLPQVHDLVDTRIAQKLAQIPGVGMVSLAGGQRPAVRVQVNPAELAARGLNLASIRSAIAAASVNQPKGSFDGPIRSILMDANDQLRSPAEYRDLIIAWRDGAPLRLGEVARITNAAEDRRLAAWADTLPAVLVNVQRQPGANVIEVVDRVRALLPQLSATLPAAAELTVLTDRTQSIRASVRSVQHELVFSVGLVVLVTFLFLRNVSATIIPSIAVPLSLIGTFGVMYLAGFSLNILTLMALTIATGFVVDDAIVMMENIARYREQGFSAMEAALKGASQIGFTLVSLTLSLIAVLIPLLFMGDVVGRLFHEFAITLAVSILISLVVSLTLTPMMCGRMLHAQHAHDAAKPDLLERVIAKYGEWLDWVLAHQRFALGVTVGTLALTAALYVIVPKGFFPVQDNAALQAVTEAPQSISFAAMAERQAALGAKILEDPAVRSLSSFIGVDGTNATLNSGRMLINLKSHDERDESATEIIARLQAHAREVPGISLYLQPVQELTIEDRVSRTQFQFMLTSPDEELLGEWVPQFVAHLRQQPQLADVATDLQNQGLQAYFDINRDAASRLGISVAEIDDALYSAFGQRQISTLFTQASQYRVILEVDPRLVTGPEALEHVYVKPDNGPPVPLSSIGRMSERRAPLLINHVGQFPAATISFNLGGNASLGEAVAAIERAARDLQLPAAIELRFQGAAHAFRSSLSSTLWLILAAVVTMYIVLGVLYESSIHPITILSTLPSATVGALLALWITGRPLDMIVVIGIILLIGLVKKNGIMMIDFALEAERKEKLSPVAAIRQAALLRFRPILMTTLAALFGALPLMLSTGSGAELRQPLGLVMVGGLLVSQVLTLFTTPVVYLFFDRLGRRMRNGRGAESPVGRGVLAEPLPVEGMAK; from the coding sequence ATGAGTCTCTCCCGCCCTTTCATTCAGCGCCCGGTGGCGACCACCCTGCTGATGGTGGCGTTGCTGCTGTCCGGCATCATGGCCTATCGGCTCTTGCCGGTCGCCGCACTGCCGCAGGTGGACTTCCCGACGATCCAGGTCTTCACCTTCTATCCCGGCGCGAGCCCGGAGGTCACCGCCAGCGCCATCACCGCGCCGCTGGAGCGGAGGTTCGGACAAATCCCTGGCCTCAGTCAGATGTCCTCCTCCAGCTCGGGCGGCGCGTCGGTCGTCACGCTGCAGTTCTCCCTGGAGATTTCGATGGGGGTCGCCGAGCAGGAGGTGCAGGCCGCGATCGCCGCCGCCGATAACCTGCTGCCCAACGACCTGCCGGCTCCGCCCGTTTATCGCAAGGTCAACCCGGCCGACACGCCCATCCTCACGCTCGCCGTCACCTCGGCCACGCTGCCGTTGCCGCAGGTGCACGATTTGGTCGACACGCGGATCGCCCAAAAACTCGCGCAGATCCCCGGCGTGGGCATGGTCAGCCTCGCCGGCGGCCAGCGACCGGCCGTGCGCGTGCAGGTGAACCCCGCCGAACTCGCCGCGCGCGGACTCAACCTCGCCTCCATCCGCTCCGCGATCGCCGCCGCGAGCGTCAACCAGCCCAAGGGCAGTTTCGACGGGCCGATCCGCAGCATCCTCATGGATGCGAACGACCAGCTCCGCTCGCCCGCGGAATATCGCGACTTGATCATCGCGTGGCGCGACGGCGCGCCGCTGCGGCTGGGCGAGGTCGCACGGATCACCAACGCCGCCGAGGACCGCCGGCTCGCGGCGTGGGCCGACACCCTGCCCGCGGTGCTGGTCAACGTGCAGCGTCAGCCCGGCGCCAACGTCATCGAGGTCGTCGATCGCGTGCGGGCGCTGCTGCCGCAGCTGTCCGCGACCCTGCCCGCCGCCGCCGAGCTCACCGTCCTCACCGATCGCACCCAGAGCATCCGCGCGTCCGTCCGCTCCGTGCAGCACGAACTCGTTTTCTCCGTCGGACTCGTGGTGCTGGTGACGTTCCTCTTTCTGCGCAACGTCTCCGCCACGATCATCCCCAGCATCGCCGTACCGCTGTCGCTCATCGGCACGTTCGGCGTGATGTATCTCGCCGGATTTTCGCTCAACATTCTCACGCTGATGGCGCTCACGATCGCGACCGGCTTCGTCGTCGACGACGCGATCGTGATGATGGAAAACATCGCGCGTTATCGCGAGCAGGGGTTTTCCGCGATGGAAGCCGCGTTGAAAGGCGCGTCGCAGATCGGGTTCACGCTCGTCTCACTGACGCTCTCGCTCATCGCGGTGCTGATTCCGCTGCTGTTCATGGGCGACGTCGTCGGCCGGCTGTTTCACGAATTCGCGATCACGCTCGCCGTCTCGATCCTGATTTCCCTGGTCGTGTCGCTCACGCTCACGCCGATGATGTGCGGCCGGATGCTGCACGCGCAGCACGCCCACGATGCGGCCAAGCCCGACCTGCTCGAACGCGTGATCGCGAAATACGGCGAATGGCTCGACTGGGTGCTCGCGCACCAGCGGTTCGCGCTCGGCGTGACGGTCGGCACGCTGGCGCTCACCGCGGCGCTTTACGTGATCGTGCCGAAAGGCTTTTTCCCGGTGCAGGACAATGCGGCGCTGCAAGCCGTCACCGAGGCTCCGCAGTCGATCTCGTTCGCCGCGATGGCCGAGCGGCAGGCGGCGCTCGGCGCGAAGATCCTCGAGGATCCGGCCGTGCGCAGCCTCTCGTCGTTCATCGGCGTCGATGGCACCAACGCCACGCTCAACAGCGGCCGGATGCTCATCAACCTGAAGTCGCACGATGAGCGCGACGAATCGGCCACCGAAATCATCGCCCGGCTGCAGGCGCACGCGCGCGAGGTGCCGGGCATCTCGCTGTATCTGCAACCGGTGCAGGAGCTGACGATCGAGGATCGCGTCAGCCGCACGCAGTTTCAGTTCATGCTCACGAGTCCCGATGAGGAGCTGCTCGGCGAGTGGGTGCCGCAATTCGTCGCGCATCTGCGGCAACAGCCCCAGTTGGCCGACGTCGCCACCGATCTCCAGAATCAGGGGCTGCAGGCGTACTTCGACATCAACCGCGATGCCGCCAGCCGGCTCGGCATCAGCGTCGCGGAGATCGACGACGCGCTCTACAGCGCGTTCGGCCAGCGGCAGATTTCCACGCTGTTCACGCAGGCGAGCCAGTATCGCGTGATCCTCGAGGTGGACCCGCGACTGGTCACCGGGCCCGAGGCGCTGGAGCATGTCTACGTGAAGCCGGACAACGGCCCGCCGGTGCCGCTGTCGAGCATCGGCCGCATGAGCGAACGGCGCGCGCCGCTGCTGATCAATCACGTCGGCCAGTTTCCCGCCGCGACGATCTCGTTCAACCTCGGCGGCAACGCGTCGCTCGGCGAGGCGGTCGCGGCGATCGAACGCGCCGCGCGCGACCTGCAGTTGCCGGCCGCGATCGAGCTCCGCTTCCAGGGCGCGGCGCACGCGTTCCGTTCCTCGCTCTCGAGCACGCTGTGGCTGATCCTCGCGGCCGTCGTCACGATGTACATCGTGCTCGGCGTCCTCTACGAGAGCAGCATCCATCCGATCACGATTCTCTCGACGCTGCCCTCGGCAACCGTCGGCGCGCTGCTCGCGCTGTGGATTACCGGCCGGCCGCTGGATATGATCGTGGTGATCGGCATCATCCTGCTCATCGGTCTCGTGAAAAAGAACGGGATCATGATGATCGACTTCGCACTCGAGGCGGAGCGGAAGGAAAAGCTCTCGCCCGTCGCCGCAATTCGCCAGGCCGCGCTGCTGCGGTTCCGGCCGATCCTGATGACAACGCTCGCCGCGCTGTTCGGCGCGCTGCCTTTGATGTTGTCGACGGGCTCCGGCGCCGAACTGCGCCAACCGTTGGGCCTCGTGATGGTGGGCGGGTTGCTCGTAAGCCAGGTGCTCACGCTGTTCACCACGCCGGTGGTGTATCTTTTCTTCGATCGGCTCGGGCGGCGGATGCGCAACGGCCGTGGCGCCGAATCGCCGGTAGGGCGAGGCGTTCTCGCCGAGCCGCTGCCCGTGGAGGGGATGGCGAAATGA
- a CDS encoding MdtA/MuxA family multidrug efflux RND transporter periplasmic adaptor subunit, translating to MSLFSRPRFRWFLYVAVVLLMGFGTWYFALRSKPERPRYPQPEWAGNTWPPLIPVRTVTAEKRDLPVHLKAIGTVTPLNTVTVKARVPGQLLRIAFEEGQRVERGQVLAEIDPAPYRIVLAQAEGRLQQAMAQLESARSDFERTTNLHRQNLVTDQQLQLQDALVAERAGAVATAQAQVEDARLQLSYTRVEAPIAGRAGLRRVDVGNLIREGDTNGLVVLTQTRPITVTFTIPEVDLQSVLDPFRAGESLVVEAWDRRETAVLATGVLKTLDNQIDTATGTLKLKAEFANEDERLFPNQFVNVRLRVRTLEQAVVIPAAAVQFGSRGTYVYLVDADKKAAIRDVVLGPVDGSEQAITKGLAPGDQVVLEGLDRLREGRGVIVTNDPASAAPAAPAAASNGNAKAARK from the coding sequence ATGTCTCTTTTTTCGCGTCCGCGTTTTCGCTGGTTCCTCTACGTCGCCGTCGTGCTCCTGATGGGATTCGGCACGTGGTATTTTGCGTTGCGCTCGAAACCTGAGCGCCCGCGTTACCCACAACCCGAGTGGGCCGGCAACACCTGGCCCCCGCTGATCCCGGTCCGCACCGTCACCGCCGAAAAACGCGATCTCCCGGTGCACTTGAAGGCGATCGGCACGGTGACACCGCTCAACACCGTGACGGTGAAGGCGCGGGTCCCCGGTCAGCTGCTGCGCATCGCGTTCGAGGAAGGCCAGCGCGTCGAACGCGGCCAGGTGCTCGCCGAGATCGATCCGGCGCCTTACCGCATCGTGCTCGCCCAGGCCGAAGGCCGGCTGCAACAGGCGATGGCCCAGCTCGAAAGCGCCCGCAGCGATTTCGAACGGACCACCAACCTGCACCGACAAAACCTGGTCACCGACCAACAGCTGCAACTGCAGGACGCCCTCGTGGCCGAACGCGCCGGCGCCGTCGCCACCGCGCAGGCGCAGGTCGAGGATGCGCGGCTCCAGCTCAGCTACACGCGCGTCGAGGCGCCCATCGCCGGCCGCGCCGGTCTCCGCCGCGTCGACGTGGGCAACCTGATCCGCGAAGGCGACACCAACGGTCTCGTGGTCCTCACCCAGACCCGGCCGATCACCGTGACGTTCACCATTCCCGAGGTCGACCTCCAGTCGGTGCTCGATCCTTTCCGCGCCGGCGAGTCACTCGTCGTCGAGGCGTGGGACCGCCGCGAAACCGCCGTGCTCGCCACCGGCGTGCTCAAAACGCTCGACAACCAGATCGATACCGCCACCGGCACGCTGAAGCTCAAGGCCGAGTTCGCGAACGAGGACGAGCGGCTGTTTCCCAACCAATTCGTCAATGTCCGGCTGCGCGTCCGCACGCTGGAGCAGGCTGTCGTCATTCCCGCGGCCGCGGTGCAGTTCGGCTCGCGCGGCACGTATGTTTATCTCGTCGATGCCGACAAAAAGGCGGCGATCCGCGACGTCGTGCTCGGGCCTGTCGACGGTTCCGAGCAGGCCATCACCAAGGGGCTCGCGCCCGGCGATCAGGTCGTGCTCGAGGGACTCGATCGTCTCCGCGAGGGCCGCGGCGTGATCGTGACCAACGACCCCGCTTCCGCGGCTCCGGCCGCTCCCGCCGCCGCCAGCAACGGCAACGCGAAAGCCGCCAGGAAATGA
- a CDS encoding TonB-dependent siderophore receptor — protein MNTHTPRKFLPALFLAPAIALSLSAQEAAPAPGEPASAQAVGADQPIVLERFTVDVTRDQGYVAVDSLAGGRTNTPIRLTPAAMSSVTRAFIDDLGIRDVREALRWAPNVLPEDPLAGRGFGGQAFQPWAFNFRGVGAGQQGGAGPTRNYFTFFENADAYNIERVEFTRGPNGILFGLGTVGGTLSTYTKVPRLDKTFISPAVIADDNGGLRFELDYNLAANDQLAIRLNALHDDGRGWRNGDDSQKRAIDLAFLYKLSDRTTLRLEIEGFRSTQTLISSTIGDKASGWDGQTASETWGALPIGSARTVKISAAGGWGDWLNAFPVYTPGLGKGLMLWAPWTNDPDPANPAQTVRTYHGGYASTSSLLDPGQALIWAPYKGWYPDQIKLPWETAYSSTAAIPLRPSREWTYGHGRGTNDYENLTAFIDHSFNESLDLQIGFFTYDTSTVAKDYEGTGGASVDINRQLPDGTSNPNFGKPFADFFLSKQTQDRSVDEIRAQLNYNYRGELFGAGFNQLLAVSASERRTKISARQYLGQIANSTWVDNPRDWVHNMIFGRIYLDRPNDFQDVPDVINGYSVAYLPKADGYWFDFDDKFDLTSYALFSNSRFFDEKLSVVLGVRYDSYDEDLRELRRGPDLSDRLVSESDSGTTYTAGAIYYFGWLGVFANYSENILPPSAGSQPYLSGSRPGPEQNQGYDYGLRISTKDGKYYANISRYDSQSQNRNVENPVDIRGVWQAYNIARGANRDDGFGAVAYSDTTAMDASGYEFEVTANPLSNLRLQASYSLPDTEIVDFYPMTRAHVQENLPTWQQQLDATTDPLHASDLRNAISRTQDKLAQSVAGAPQQRSVDYTASFFANYTFTNDMLDGFSFGAGASYTGKPYAATYAGEKYYGSSVHSVDAVLAYETTIGRAKARFAINVQNVFDYDEPLVLDYHNDYTDMSGRHIRNGYFYQTPRTFRFTARFTF, from the coding sequence ATGAACACCCACACCCCTCGCAAGTTCCTGCCGGCGCTCTTCCTTGCACCGGCGATTGCCCTGTCTCTATCCGCCCAGGAAGCCGCGCCCGCTCCGGGCGAGCCCGCTTCCGCGCAGGCCGTCGGCGCCGACCAACCCATCGTGCTCGAGCGCTTCACCGTCGATGTCACCCGTGACCAAGGTTACGTCGCGGTCGACTCGCTGGCGGGCGGCCGCACCAACACGCCGATCCGGTTGACGCCGGCGGCGATGTCGTCGGTCACCCGAGCGTTCATCGACGATCTCGGGATCCGCGACGTGCGCGAGGCATTGCGCTGGGCGCCGAACGTCCTGCCCGAGGATCCGCTCGCCGGCCGCGGTTTCGGCGGACAGGCGTTTCAGCCGTGGGCGTTCAACTTCCGCGGCGTCGGCGCGGGCCAGCAGGGCGGGGCGGGTCCGACGCGAAACTACTTCACGTTTTTCGAGAACGCCGACGCCTACAACATCGAGCGCGTCGAGTTCACCCGCGGGCCCAACGGCATCCTGTTCGGGCTCGGCACCGTCGGCGGCACGCTGTCGACCTACACGAAAGTACCGCGACTCGACAAAACGTTCATCAGCCCGGCGGTGATCGCGGACGACAACGGCGGCTTGCGCTTCGAGTTGGATTACAATCTCGCGGCGAACGACCAGCTGGCGATCCGGCTCAACGCGCTGCACGACGACGGCCGCGGCTGGCGCAACGGCGACGACAGTCAGAAGCGCGCGATCGACCTCGCGTTTCTCTACAAGCTCAGTGATCGCACGACGCTGCGGCTCGAGATCGAGGGCTTCCGGTCCACGCAGACGCTCATCTCTTCGACCATTGGCGACAAGGCCTCCGGCTGGGACGGCCAGACGGCCTCGGAAACCTGGGGCGCGCTTCCGATCGGCAGCGCGCGCACGGTGAAGATTTCCGCGGCCGGCGGCTGGGGTGACTGGCTGAACGCGTTTCCCGTCTACACGCCCGGACTCGGCAAGGGCCTGATGTTGTGGGCGCCATGGACCAACGATCCCGATCCCGCCAACCCGGCCCAGACCGTGCGCACGTATCACGGCGGCTACGCGTCGACGAGCAGTCTGCTCGATCCCGGTCAGGCGCTGATCTGGGCGCCCTATAAGGGGTGGTATCCCGACCAGATCAAGCTGCCGTGGGAAACGGCTTACTCCTCGACGGCGGCGATCCCGCTTCGGCCAAGCCGCGAATGGACCTACGGCCACGGGCGCGGCACCAACGATTACGAGAACCTCACCGCCTTCATCGATCACAGCTTCAACGAGAGCTTAGATCTGCAGATCGGCTTTTTCACGTATGACACCTCGACCGTCGCGAAGGATTACGAAGGCACGGGCGGCGCCTCCGTCGACATCAACCGCCAGCTGCCCGACGGCACGAGCAACCCGAATTTCGGCAAGCCGTTCGCCGACTTTTTCCTGAGCAAGCAAACGCAGGATCGCTCCGTCGACGAGATCCGCGCCCAGCTGAACTACAACTATCGCGGCGAGCTCTTCGGCGCGGGATTCAACCAGCTGCTGGCGGTGTCGGCCTCCGAGCGGCGCACGAAAATCTCCGCGCGGCAATATCTGGGGCAGATCGCCAACAGCACCTGGGTCGACAACCCCCGCGACTGGGTGCACAACATGATCTTCGGCCGGATCTACCTCGATCGGCCGAATGACTTTCAGGACGTCCCGGACGTGATCAACGGCTACTCGGTCGCTTATCTGCCGAAGGCCGACGGCTACTGGTTCGACTTCGACGACAAGTTCGACCTGACGAGCTACGCGCTGTTTTCCAACAGCCGGTTCTTCGACGAAAAGCTCAGCGTGGTGCTGGGCGTGCGCTACGATTCCTACGACGAAGACCTGCGCGAGCTGCGCCGCGGCCCGGACCTGAGCGACCGGCTGGTGAGTGAGAGCGACTCCGGCACGACCTACACCGCGGGTGCGATCTACTACTTCGGCTGGCTGGGCGTGTTTGCGAATTACTCGGAGAACATCCTGCCGCCGAGCGCCGGCTCGCAGCCCTATCTCAGCGGTTCGCGGCCGGGCCCGGAGCAAAACCAGGGGTACGACTACGGCCTGCGCATCTCGACAAAGGACGGAAAGTATTACGCGAACATCAGCCGCTACGACTCGCAGTCGCAGAATCGCAACGTGGAGAACCCGGTCGATATTCGCGGCGTCTGGCAGGCGTACAATATCGCCCGCGGCGCGAACCGGGACGACGGCTTCGGCGCGGTGGCGTATTCGGACACCACGGCGATGGACGCGAGCGGCTACGAGTTCGAGGTGACGGCAAATCCGCTCTCGAACCTGCGGCTGCAGGCCTCCTACAGCCTGCCCGACACGGAGATCGTGGATTTTTATCCCATGACCCGCGCGCACGTGCAGGAGAACCTGCCAACGTGGCAGCAGCAGCTGGACGCAACAACGGATCCGCTGCATGCGAGCGATCTGCGCAACGCGATTTCGCGGACGCAGGACAAGCTGGCGCAATCGGTCGCCGGCGCGCCGCAGCAGCGTTCGGTGGACTACACCGCGAGTTTTTTTGCGAATTACACGTTCACGAACGACATGCTCGACGGTTTCTCCTTCGGCGCGGGCGCGAGCTACACCGGCAAGCCCTATGCCGCCACGTATGCCGGCGAGAAATATTACGGCTCGTCCGTCCACAGCGTCGACGCGGTGCTCGCGTATGAAACCACGATCGGCCGGGCGAAGGCGCGGTTTGCGATCAACGTGCAGAACGTCTTCGACTACGACGAGCCGCTGGTGCTCGACTATCACAACGATTACACCGACATGAGCGGCCGGCACATCCGCAACGGCTATTTCTACCAGACGCCGCGGACCTTCCGGTTCACGGCGCGGTTTACGTTCTAA
- a CDS encoding glucoamylase family protein: MKKNHLLLPLLLAFTLSASAQPTRYDRHVIFDNSLADGGYDASKSYLVAPSQLELFHNKFPVEPDHCVSPPNSLRLRWRSAPGGDWRMTLAIPRRYARTFAFEGDAVTFWCYADTEITEANAPRVFLQDLDEHGTPAVALVSGDEKIPAGRWVQVTLPFARFQDPIYHGTEDSKFDYRKLWNIAFMQGLDDDREHVLYLDDVQIRDTTNADSTPPSAPNAVAARGYERHIDVTWQAEDSGDLLAFRVYRADDGTTFKPIGTAQGTRRRFSDFIGEPGRTARYRVTALDVAGNESQPSADAVAGTRAFSDDELVTLVQEACFRYYWETAHPQAGLAPEVLPGDENLLALGGSGFGVMAILVGAERGFVPRAAAAERLRTIVRFLARADRFHGVWPHFLNGDTGKVIPFFGKYDNGGDLVETAFMIQGLLAARQYFDRDDPVETEVRDTITRLWREVEWSWYRKEPNSDVLYWHWSPDHAWHISHPLIGWNEAMIIYLLAIASPTHSVPAEMYYTGWAGTSERHLRYRRGWSRTTQGDHYVNGNTYYGIKLEVGEGNGSDLFFTHFSFMGFDPRGRRDRFTNYFFNNRAIARINHAYCVENPRGFAGYGYDTWGLSAGIASGGGRPLPRDDNGTINVMASLASMPYTPEESMAALKHFYRDLGAKIWGPYGFYDGFNQTENWFEPVYMALNQAPITVMIENHRTGLIWKLFMQNPEIQPALDAIGFTPDTTPDGR; this comes from the coding sequence ATGAAAAAAAACCATCTTCTGCTGCCGCTGTTGCTCGCGTTCACCCTGTCCGCTTCCGCCCAGCCGACGCGCTACGATCGGCACGTCATCTTCGACAACAGCCTCGCTGACGGCGGCTACGACGCGAGCAAGAGCTACCTCGTGGCACCAAGTCAGCTCGAGTTGTTTCATAACAAGTTTCCCGTCGAGCCGGACCACTGCGTGAGTCCACCGAACAGCCTGCGGCTGCGCTGGCGCTCGGCGCCAGGCGGCGACTGGCGGATGACGCTCGCGATTCCGCGGCGCTACGCGCGCACCTTCGCGTTCGAAGGCGACGCGGTCACGTTCTGGTGCTACGCCGATACGGAGATCACGGAAGCGAACGCGCCGCGGGTTTTCCTGCAGGATCTCGATGAGCACGGCACGCCGGCGGTCGCGCTGGTGAGCGGGGACGAGAAAATCCCGGCGGGACGCTGGGTGCAGGTGACGCTGCCCTTCGCGCGGTTTCAGGATCCGATCTACCACGGAACGGAGGACAGCAAGTTCGACTACCGAAAATTGTGGAACATCGCGTTCATGCAAGGGCTCGACGACGACCGCGAGCACGTGCTCTACCTCGACGATGTCCAAATCCGCGACACCACGAATGCAGACTCGACCCCGCCGTCGGCGCCGAACGCAGTCGCGGCGCGCGGCTATGAGCGGCACATCGATGTGACGTGGCAGGCGGAGGACTCTGGCGACCTGCTCGCGTTTCGGGTTTATCGCGCGGACGACGGCACGACGTTCAAGCCGATCGGCACGGCGCAGGGCACACGGCGGCGTTTTTCTGATTTCATCGGTGAGCCGGGGCGCACCGCGCGCTACCGCGTGACCGCGCTCGACGTCGCGGGCAACGAGTCGCAGCCGTCCGCGGACGCGGTCGCCGGCACGCGGGCGTTTTCGGACGACGAGCTCGTCACCCTGGTGCAGGAGGCGTGCTTCCGGTACTACTGGGAAACGGCGCATCCGCAGGCGGGGCTCGCGCCCGAGGTGCTGCCGGGTGACGAGAACCTGCTCGCGCTCGGCGGCAGCGGATTCGGCGTGATGGCGATCCTCGTCGGCGCGGAACGCGGGTTCGTGCCGCGTGCCGCGGCGGCCGAGCGGTTGCGCACGATCGTGCGGTTTCTGGCCCGCGCCGATCGGTTTCACGGCGTGTGGCCGCATTTTCTCAACGGCGACACCGGCAAGGTAATCCCGTTTTTCGGCAAATACGACAATGGCGGCGATCTGGTCGAGACTGCGTTCATGATCCAAGGCCTCCTCGCCGCGCGGCAGTACTTCGATCGCGACGATCCGGTGGAGACCGAAGTGCGCGACACGATCACGCGGCTCTGGCGCGAGGTGGAGTGGAGCTGGTATCGGAAGGAGCCAAACAGCGATGTGCTTTACTGGCACTGGTCGCCCGATCACGCGTGGCATATCAGCCATCCGTTGATCGGCTGGAACGAGGCGATGATCATTTACCTGCTCGCGATCGCCTCGCCGACGCACTCCGTGCCGGCGGAGATGTATTACACCGGCTGGGCCGGCACGTCCGAGCGACACCTCCGTTATCGGCGCGGCTGGAGTCGCACGACGCAGGGCGATCACTACGTGAACGGCAACACCTACTACGGCATCAAGCTGGAGGTGGGAGAGGGCAACGGCTCGGACCTGTTCTTCACGCATTTCTCGTTCATGGGCTTCGATCCGCGCGGGCGGCGCGACCGGTTCACCAATTACTTTTTCAACAACCGGGCGATCGCCCGTATCAATCACGCCTACTGCGTCGAGAACCCGCGCGGGTTCGCGGGCTACGGCTACGACACGTGGGGATTGTCCGCCGGCATCGCGTCGGGCGGCGGCCGGCCGCTGCCGCGCGACGACAATGGCACGATCAACGTCATGGCCTCGCTCGCCTCGATGCCGTACACGCCGGAGGAATCGATGGCGGCGCTGAAGCATTTTTATCGGGACCTCGGCGCGAAGATTTGGGGGCCCTACGGTTTCTACGACGGGTTCAACCAAACCGAGAACTGGTTCGAGCCGGTTTACATGGCGCTGAACCAGGCGCCGATCACCGTGATGATCGAGAACCACCGCACCGGGCTGATCTGGAAATTGTTCATGCAAAATCCGGAGATCCAGCCCGCCCTCGACGCGATCGGGTTCACGCCGGACACGACGCCGGATGGCCGATAG